The following proteins are co-located in the Streptococcus downei MFe28 genome:
- a CDS encoding NUDIX domain-containing protein — MEFEEKTLERQTIFEGQIMTVAKDKVQLPNGKTSYRELVFHHGAVAVLAVTPDDKIILVKQYRKAIEALSYEIPAGKLELGEAGQEKQAAARELEEETGYAGQLELLYEFYSAIGFSNEHIKLYLAKDLKKVPNPRPQDEDEFLELLELPYEDCMDLVKSGQIQDAKTIIALQYYALSKNHTK; from the coding sequence ATGGAATTCGAAGAAAAAACGCTAGAAAGGCAGACCATCTTTGAAGGTCAGATAATGACGGTAGCCAAGGACAAGGTCCAATTACCTAACGGCAAAACCTCCTATCGAGAACTCGTTTTTCATCACGGTGCCGTTGCCGTCCTAGCCGTCACGCCTGATGATAAGATTATTTTAGTCAAGCAGTACCGTAAGGCTATTGAGGCTCTTTCCTACGAAATCCCAGCTGGAAAGTTAGAGTTGGGTGAAGCTGGTCAAGAAAAGCAAGCTGCTGCTAGGGAGCTTGAAGAAGAAACAGGCTACGCTGGTCAGCTTGAGCTACTCTACGAATTTTACTCAGCCATCGGCTTTAGTAATGAGCATATCAAACTCTACCTAGCCAAGGACCTCAAGAAGGTTCCCAATCCCAGACCTCAGGATGAAGACGAATTTTTGGAGCTTCTGGAATTGCCTTATGAGGACTGTATGGACTTGGTTAAGTCGGGCCAGATTCAAGATGCCAAAACCATTATAGCTTTACAATACTATGCCTTGAGTAAAAATCACACTAAATAG
- a CDS encoding DUF4956 domain-containing protein has protein sequence MSELFQSVFPKNPNHLTLMIVVVTLGVSLILGLISSLAYQYRTIYTKQFVVSLAVLPTLIAIIIFLVNGRLGASVAVAGTFSLIRFRSAQGGSKELIAIFTATAIGIAVGMGYLTFATCFTLLLSLISIGFEWSKFGQHTRTRRQLVIKTPTFSDYDEQIIPILNRYCSQVDLQTISNNKKGQINLTYQIDLATVEQERKLVEEIMALQTPIEVKISHAPSKPKVL, from the coding sequence ATGTCTGAGCTATTTCAATCTGTTTTCCCCAAAAACCCCAATCACTTGACTTTAATGATTGTTGTTGTGACTTTGGGAGTTAGCCTAATCCTAGGACTAATTTCCTCCTTGGCCTACCAATACAGGACCATCTACACTAAGCAGTTTGTTGTCAGTCTAGCTGTTTTGCCAACCTTGATTGCTATTATTATTTTCTTGGTCAATGGGCGTCTAGGTGCCAGTGTAGCAGTTGCAGGAACCTTCAGTCTGATCCGATTTCGGTCAGCTCAGGGAGGCTCAAAGGAACTAATCGCTATTTTTACTGCTACAGCCATTGGTATTGCAGTAGGAATGGGCTATTTAACCTTTGCTACCTGTTTCACCCTGCTTCTCTCTCTTATCAGTATCGGTTTTGAATGGTCAAAATTTGGTCAACACACTAGAACCCGTCGACAACTGGTCATAAAGACTCCTACTTTTTCAGACTATGATGAACAAATCATCCCTATTCTCAATCGCTATTGTAGTCAAGTTGATTTGCAAACAATTTCTAATAATAAGAAGGGACAGATTAACTTAACTTATCAAATTGATCTTGCAACCGTGGAGCAGGAACGAAAATTGGTTGAAGAAATTATGGCCCTACAAACACCCATCGAGGTCAAAATCTCACACGCACCAAGCAAACCCAAGGTACTCTAA
- a CDS encoding polyphosphate polymerase domain-containing protein — protein sequence MTEKMIQKNFKRTELKYVIDHDIYQKLSEAFKDHLVADEFAQSTITNIYFDTSDFQMIQNAIAKKGGREKVRMRTYQANPDLSSQAFLEIKKKINDIGYKFRTTAKASEILEAVETTKTVEHFGDPKLADELNRLHQIYKQLQPMMYIYYDRRSFKGKENPNLRITLDQNLIYRPTNVNYQAGKTGYPLLEPDHYIMEIKLVGEAPSWLTAILDEFGIEEDSFSKYAQSYLASQQIKTGGGGHV from the coding sequence ATGACTGAAAAAATGATTCAAAAAAACTTCAAGCGAACCGAGTTAAAGTATGTCATTGACCATGATATCTATCAAAAATTGAGCGAGGCCTTCAAAGATCACCTAGTGGCAGATGAGTTTGCACAATCAACCATCACCAATATCTACTTTGACACCTCTGATTTCCAGATGATTCAAAACGCTATTGCTAAAAAAGGAGGCAGGGAAAAGGTCAGAATGCGAACCTACCAAGCCAACCCCGACCTCTCAAGTCAAGCTTTCCTCGAAATTAAGAAGAAAATTAACGATATTGGCTATAAATTCAGAACTACGGCTAAAGCTAGTGAGATTCTTGAAGCTGTTGAGACCACTAAAACCGTTGAACACTTTGGCGACCCCAAGCTGGCTGACGAACTCAATCGGCTCCATCAAATTTACAAGCAACTGCAGCCCATGATGTACATCTATTACGATCGGCGTTCCTTCAAAGGGAAAGAAAATCCCAATTTACGGATTACTCTTGATCAGAATCTCATCTATCGACCTACTAATGTCAACTATCAGGCTGGAAAAACAGGCTACCCACTTTTAGAGCCAGACCATTACATTATGGAGATAAAACTGGTCGGCGAAGCTCCTAGCTGGCTGACAGCTATCCTCGATGAATTCGGTATTGAGGAAGACTCCTTCTCCAAGTATGCTCAGTCTTATCTGGCTAGCCAGCAAATAAAAACAGGAGGCGGCGGACATGTCTGA
- the ftsA gene encoding cell division protein FtsA: MARNGFFTGLDIGTSSIKVLVAEWVDGQMNVIGVSNVPSSGVKDGIIVDIEAAANAIKEGVDQAEEKAGISIDKVNVGLPANLLQIEPTQGMIPVITESKEIKDEDIERVVQSALTKSITPEREVISLVPEEFIVDGFQGIRDPRGMMGVRLEMRGLIYTGPSTILHNLRTTVERAGIQVETIIITPLSLAKSVLNEGEREFGATVIDMGGGQTTVASMRAQELQYTNIYPEGGDFVTKDISKVLQTSIQTAEALKFNFGTANLAEASTKETAQVECVGSDEPVDVSERYLSEIITARVRHIFDRVKQDLERGRLLDLPGGIVLVGGAAMLPGVVELAQEIFGTQVKLYIPNQVGIRNPMFANVISLVEYVGIMSEVDIIAQGAVLGEEMLRRKPVVPVTPQVAPQPAQPSPPQAAPQPAQAPVNNFSVPEPVQNDSKQESKPKTKVTDRVRNIFGSMFD, from the coding sequence ATGGCTAGAAATGGCTTTTTTACAGGTTTGGATATAGGAACAAGCTCGATTAAAGTATTGGTTGCCGAATGGGTTGATGGACAGATGAACGTCATCGGCGTGAGCAATGTCCCTAGTTCGGGTGTAAAAGACGGAATTATTGTTGATATTGAGGCAGCTGCCAATGCCATTAAAGAAGGTGTTGACCAGGCAGAAGAGAAGGCAGGCATCAGTATTGATAAGGTTAATGTTGGCCTACCAGCTAACCTTTTGCAGATTGAGCCAACTCAAGGCATGATTCCGGTTATCACAGAATCAAAAGAAATCAAGGATGAAGATATTGAACGGGTCGTCCAATCGGCCTTGACCAAGAGCATTACACCGGAGAGAGAAGTGATTTCCCTTGTGCCAGAAGAGTTCATTGTTGATGGCTTCCAAGGCATTCGTGACCCTCGTGGAATGATGGGAGTTCGCTTGGAAATGCGCGGCCTGATTTATACTGGGCCAAGCACTATTCTGCACAATCTTCGCACCACCGTTGAACGGGCAGGGATTCAAGTAGAAACGATTATTATTACTCCCCTCTCTCTAGCCAAGTCTGTCCTTAACGAAGGCGAAAGGGAATTTGGTGCCACTGTCATTGATATGGGTGGTGGTCAAACAACGGTTGCCTCCATGCGGGCTCAAGAATTGCAATACACCAATATTTATCCAGAAGGTGGTGACTTTGTCACCAAGGATATTTCAAAGGTTCTGCAAACCTCAATCCAAACCGCTGAAGCCCTCAAATTTAACTTTGGAACGGCTAACCTAGCTGAAGCTAGTACTAAGGAAACAGCCCAAGTTGAATGTGTAGGTAGTGATGAACCTGTCGATGTCTCTGAACGTTACCTGTCAGAGATTATCACAGCTCGTGTTCGTCACATTTTTGACCGTGTTAAACAAGATTTGGAACGCGGTCGTCTGCTAGACCTGCCAGGCGGAATTGTTCTGGTCGGTGGAGCAGCCATGCTTCCAGGTGTTGTCGAGTTGGCCCAAGAAATCTTTGGCACTCAAGTCAAACTTTATATTCCCAACCAAGTTGGTATCCGCAACCCAATGTTTGCTAATGTTATCAGCCTAGTTGAATACGTCGGTATTATGAGTGAGGTAGACATCATCGCTCAGGGTGCTGTCCTTGGCGAAGAGATGCTTCGTCGTAAACCAGTTGTGCCAGTTACTCCTCAAGTAGCACCACAACCAGCACAGCCTTCACCTCCGCAAGCTGCACCGCAGCCAGCTCAGGCTCCTGTTAATAATTTTTCTGTCCCAGAACCTGTTCAAAATGACAGTAAACAGGAAAGCAAGCCTAAGACCAAGGTGACGGACCGTGTTCGTAATATCTTCGGAAGTATGTTTGATTAA
- the glmU gene encoding bifunctional UDP-N-acetylglucosamine diphosphorylase/glucosamine-1-phosphate N-acetyltransferase GlmU: MANYAIILAAGKGTRMKSDLPKVLHKVSGISMLEHVFRSVSAIQPAKAVTVIGHKAELVKEVLADQSDFVLQTEQLGTGHAVMMAQDQLADLGGQTLVIAGDTPLITGQSLQELIDFHINHKNVATILTATADNPFGYGRIIRNQNGEVTKIVEQKDATPFEQEVKEINTGTYVFDNKRLFEALKNINTDNAQGEYYLTDVISIFRQAGEKVGAFTLRDFDESLGVNDRQALAKAESIMRHRINQKHMLNGVSFQNPDSTYIDVDVSIEPDVAIEANVTLKGQTRIASGTFLTNGTYILDSTIGPNTRITHSIIENSVVEAGVTVGPYAHLRPDSTLKEGVHVGNFVEVKSSTLDKNTKAGHLTYIGNAQVGQEVNFGAGTIIANYDGKNKYTSKIGNHVFIGSNSTLISPIEIGDNALSAAGSVISKDVPADGIAIARGRQINKEGYATRLPHHPSRQ, translated from the coding sequence ATGGCAAATTATGCGATTATTCTGGCAGCAGGTAAAGGGACTCGGATGAAGTCTGACCTGCCCAAGGTACTTCACAAGGTTTCTGGTATTAGCATGCTGGAGCATGTTTTTCGCAGTGTTTCTGCCATTCAACCAGCAAAGGCTGTAACTGTCATTGGCCACAAAGCGGAACTGGTCAAAGAAGTCCTAGCTGACCAGTCTGATTTTGTCCTACAGACCGAGCAGTTGGGCACGGGCCACGCTGTCATGATGGCCCAAGATCAGCTAGCCGATCTAGGAGGCCAGACCTTAGTGATTGCTGGTGATACGCCCTTGATTACTGGCCAAAGTTTGCAGGAACTGATTGATTTTCATATCAACCATAAAAACGTAGCCACCATTTTGACCGCTACGGCTGACAATCCTTTTGGTTACGGTCGCATCATTCGCAATCAAAATGGCGAAGTTACCAAGATTGTTGAGCAAAAGGATGCGACCCCGTTTGAGCAGGAAGTCAAGGAAATCAATACGGGCACCTATGTCTTTGACAACAAACGGCTTTTTGAAGCCCTTAAGAACATTAATACTGACAATGCTCAAGGGGAGTATTATCTGACCGATGTGATTTCAATTTTCCGCCAGGCTGGCGAAAAGGTCGGCGCCTTTACCCTGAGAGATTTCGATGAAAGTTTAGGTGTTAATGACCGCCAAGCTTTGGCCAAGGCCGAGTCCATCATGCGTCATCGCATCAATCAAAAGCACATGCTTAATGGGGTTAGTTTTCAAAATCCAGACAGCACCTACATTGATGTGGATGTCAGCATTGAGCCAGATGTGGCCATTGAAGCCAATGTCACGCTCAAGGGGCAGACAAGGATTGCCAGCGGGACGTTCCTGACCAATGGTACCTATATTCTTGATTCGACCATTGGCCCCAATACTCGCATCACCCATTCCATAATTGAAAATTCAGTTGTAGAAGCTGGTGTTACGGTTGGGCCCTATGCCCACCTGCGTCCAGACTCTACCCTTAAAGAAGGGGTTCATGTGGGGAACTTTGTTGAGGTGAAGTCCTCAACCCTTGATAAAAACACCAAGGCGGGCCATTTGACCTATATTGGCAATGCCCAGGTTGGTCAGGAGGTTAACTTTGGTGCAGGTACTATTATTGCCAATTATGACGGTAAGAACAAGTACACCAGTAAAATTGGCAACCATGTCTTCATTGGTAGCAATTCAACCTTAATTTCACCCATTGAAATTGGCGACAATGCCCTATCCGCCGCTGGGTCGGTCATTTCCAAGGATGTTCCAGCTGACGGTATTGCTATTGCACGTGGTCGGCAAATCAATAAAGAGGGCTATGCTACCAGGTTGCCTCATCATCCCTCCCGGCAGTAG
- a CDS encoding SAP domain-containing protein: protein MVQRPDFSSDLSPEEFLSYYWYKTELEEICRDFGLPSYGTKAELTAYIQQFLEGKPASQIKRLRRTKPAGGLKADQISPETKLLDSGFKLDKEARQFFADYYGQEKFTFKKVMAIKLREVERLEDKEATVADLIAVLENPDLVSQETPEEKSYQWNRFVKDFRQDPLSKDYREPLKVAALLWRGVKNSQDEKVYTSQLLADHQAELTQYLK, encoded by the coding sequence ATGGTCCAGAGACCTGATTTTAGTTCAGACCTGAGTCCCGAAGAATTCCTATCCTACTACTGGTATAAGACTGAATTGGAAGAGATTTGTCGGGATTTCGGTTTGCCCAGCTATGGAACCAAGGCCGAGTTGACAGCCTACATCCAGCAGTTTTTAGAAGGAAAACCGGCCAGTCAGATTAAGCGACTGAGACGAACTAAGCCAGCAGGAGGCTTGAAGGCTGACCAAATTAGTCCAGAGACCAAACTTCTAGATAGTGGTTTTAAGCTGGACAAGGAAGCCCGGCAATTCTTTGCCGACTACTATGGCCAAGAAAAATTTACTTTCAAGAAGGTTATGGCTATCAAATTGAGAGAGGTTGAGCGACTGGAGGATAAGGAAGCTACTGTTGCTGATTTGATCGCAGTACTAGAAAATCCCGACCTCGTTTCCCAGGAGACTCCAGAAGAAAAGTCCTACCAGTGGAATCGCTTCGTCAAGGATTTTCGCCAAGATCCTCTGTCCAAAGATTACCGAGAACCTTTGAAGGTCGCTGCCCTGCTCTGGCGAGGGGTCAAGAATTCCCAAGACGAAAAGGTATACACCAGTCAGTTGTTGGCCGACCATCAGGCGGAACTGACTCAGTATTTAAAATAA
- a CDS encoding 5'-methylthioadenosine/adenosylhomocysteine nucleosidase, whose product MKIGIIAAMEQELSLLLEQLTNKKAEVVLNKTYYTGQIGQHDLVLVQSGVGKVMSAMSVAILADHFGVQAVINTGSAGALAPGLNIGDVVLADRLAYHDVDLTAFGYDYGQMSMQPLYFESDPHFLEVFQKVLSQHKRPSRVGLITTSDSFIAGQDKIEQIKAHFPDTLAVEMEGAAIAQAAQAAELPFIVVRAMSDTAAHDANITFDEFILDAGRQSAELLIDFLKTI is encoded by the coding sequence ATGAAAATTGGGATTATCGCTGCAATGGAGCAGGAGCTAAGTCTCCTGCTAGAGCAATTGACCAATAAAAAAGCAGAAGTGGTCCTGAATAAGACCTATTATACAGGCCAAATAGGCCAGCATGACCTAGTTCTTGTGCAATCAGGTGTCGGTAAGGTTATGTCAGCCATGTCAGTGGCTATTCTTGCTGATCACTTTGGGGTTCAAGCAGTAATCAATACGGGCTCGGCTGGAGCCCTAGCACCAGGACTCAATATTGGTGATGTCGTTTTAGCTGACCGTCTGGCCTATCATGATGTTGATCTGACAGCCTTTGGCTATGACTATGGTCAGATGTCCATGCAACCCCTCTATTTTGAAAGCGACCCACATTTTCTTGAAGTCTTTCAAAAGGTCTTAAGTCAACATAAGCGTCCTAGTAGGGTTGGGCTGATTACCACCAGTGATAGTTTTATTGCCGGCCAGGATAAGATTGAGCAAATTAAAGCTCATTTCCCAGACACCCTAGCTGTTGAAATGGAAGGAGCGGCGATTGCCCAGGCAGCTCAAGCGGCCGAGCTTCCTTTCATTGTCGTCAGAGCTATGAGTGATACTGCTGCCCATGATGCTAACATCACCTTCGATGAGTTTATCCTGGATGCTGGTCGGCAATCGGCTGAGCTTTTAATTGACTTTTTGAAAACAATATAA
- a CDS encoding Gfo/Idh/MocA family protein, translating into MHLALLGTGMIVEEVLPVLQTIEGIKLEAILSTPRSISKAQDLAKEYGLAQATSDFSEILANKVVDTIYIGTPNHTHYDYAKAALQAGKHVICEKPFTLEAGQLEDLRQEAKKRGLILLEAITNQYLPNFQILKENLAKIGQVKIVSFNYSQYSSRYDAFKRGEIAPAFNPAMGGGALRDLNIYNIHLLVGLFGQPQKVNYLANIERDVDTSGILALDYGAFKVVSIAAKDCSAEIRSTIQGDKGSLTILGPTNSLPQIQLALNGQESMDINQSEPHHRMYDEFVAFEKIIAEKDFVSSRQALDHSQAVMSVLDQAIASLP; encoded by the coding sequence ATGCATCTAGCACTTTTAGGAACAGGAATGATTGTTGAGGAAGTCCTGCCAGTTTTACAGACTATTGAAGGCATTAAGTTAGAAGCTATCTTATCGACCCCACGCTCCATAAGTAAGGCTCAAGATTTGGCCAAGGAATATGGTCTAGCTCAGGCTACTAGCGATTTTTCAGAGATTTTAGCCAACAAGGTTGTTGATACCATCTATATCGGCACCCCCAACCATACCCACTACGACTACGCCAAGGCTGCACTCCAGGCAGGCAAGCATGTCATCTGCGAAAAGCCTTTTACCTTAGAGGCTGGACAACTTGAAGATTTGCGGCAGGAAGCAAAGAAAAGGGGGCTTATCTTACTGGAGGCCATCACCAATCAGTATTTACCGAATTTCCAGATTCTCAAGGAAAATCTAGCTAAAATTGGCCAAGTCAAAATTGTTAGCTTCAATTACTCCCAGTATTCGTCGCGCTATGATGCCTTTAAACGAGGAGAAATTGCCCCTGCTTTTAATCCTGCTATGGGTGGCGGTGCTCTGAGAGACCTCAATATTTACAATATCCATCTACTGGTTGGTCTGTTTGGCCAGCCCCAAAAGGTCAACTATCTGGCCAATATCGAAAGGGACGTAGACACCTCAGGCATTCTGGCTTTGGATTATGGAGCTTTCAAGGTGGTTAGTATCGCTGCCAAGGATTGTTCTGCGGAAATTCGTTCCACTATTCAAGGAGATAAGGGCTCGTTGACCATCCTTGGTCCCACTAATAGTCTGCCACAAATCCAGCTGGCCCTTAATGGTCAAGAGTCGATGGACATCAATCAAAGTGAGCCTCATCATCGGATGTATGACGAATTTGTCGCCTTTGAAAAGATTATTGCTGAAAAAGATTTTGTCAGCAGTCGGCAGGCTTTGGATCACAGCCAAGCTGTCATGTCAGTTCTAGATCAGGCGATCGCTTCATTACCTTAG
- the macP gene encoding cell wall synthase accessory phosphoprotein MacP: protein MGKPLLTDDMIARANRGEELEGDYLDGQETQIYTDLDNDYQDYGSYEDDDWEEDSQYTYKSRRIENAKRGAFQSKLNKILIVVLILLAILIYAIFKL from the coding sequence ATGGGAAAACCACTATTAACCGATGATATGATTGCTCGAGCCAACCGTGGCGAAGAATTGGAAGGCGACTATTTGGATGGTCAGGAAACCCAAATTTATACCGATTTGGACAATGACTACCAGGATTATGGCAGCTATGAGGATGACGATTGGGAGGAGGACTCCCAATACACCTACAAGAGTCGTCGTATTGAGAATGCCAAGCGAGGGGCCTTTCAGTCCAAATTAAATAAGATTTTGATTGTTGTCCTGATTCTTTTGGCCATCTTAATTTATGCCATCTTTAAACTATAA